A section of the Cyanobacterium stanieri LEGE 03274 genome encodes:
- a CDS encoding mercuric reductase, with translation MNTQQSINIPPMDEYNQQLISHVHPPDWQNPTPQEKYDLVVIGAGTAGLVVAAGAAGLDLGLKVALVERHLMGGDCLNFGCVPSKAVIRSAKVIGEMLKAPDLGVNVDGVTVDFPQVMARMRKLRAGISHHDSATRFQNLGIDVFLGEARFLRGSTIEVDGQTLSYKKAVIATGARAVTPKIEGIEEVGFFTNETIFSLTTLPPRLAVIGGGPIGCELAQTFHRLGSQVSLIHKYPHLLNKEDEEAAKIIEDTLIREKVNLILSAQPIRVENTEEGKKIYYRSDRGEDSVIVDEILMGAGRAPNVEGLNLEAVGVEYDNRRGVVVNDFLQTTNPKIFAAGDICSKFKFTHTADAMARIVIKNTLFSPFGLGKSRFSDLVIPWVTFTDPEIAHVGMSEGDLQHKGIEYNVIKVLFNGVDRAIVDGEEEGFVKIIHSKGSDKILGATIVASHAGEMISEITAAMVNGVGLNGLSSVIHSYPTQADAIKKAADAYRRTLLTPTSKKILGILTRLS, from the coding sequence ATGAATACACAGCAATCCATCAACATCCCTCCCATGGATGAATATAACCAACAATTAATATCCCATGTACACCCCCCAGATTGGCAAAATCCCACCCCCCAAGAAAAGTATGATCTGGTGGTCATCGGTGCAGGTACGGCAGGGTTAGTGGTGGCGGCAGGGGCAGCAGGATTAGATTTAGGCTTAAAGGTTGCTCTCGTGGAAAGGCATCTGATGGGGGGAGACTGTCTCAACTTTGGTTGTGTACCTTCTAAGGCGGTAATTCGTTCGGCGAAGGTGATTGGGGAGATGCTCAAAGCCCCTGATTTGGGGGTAAATGTGGATGGTGTTACCGTTGATTTTCCTCAAGTAATGGCAAGGATGCGTAAATTGAGAGCGGGAATTAGTCACCATGACTCGGCAACTCGGTTTCAAAATTTGGGCATTGATGTTTTTTTGGGGGAGGCTCGTTTTTTACGTGGTAGTACCATTGAAGTGGATGGACAAACATTAAGCTACAAAAAAGCGGTGATTGCGACAGGGGCAAGGGCGGTTACTCCCAAAATAGAAGGCATTGAGGAGGTAGGTTTTTTTACCAATGAAACCATCTTTTCTCTAACAACATTACCCCCTCGGTTGGCGGTGATAGGAGGGGGGCCCATTGGTTGTGAATTAGCCCAAACTTTTCATAGGTTGGGTTCACAAGTTAGCTTAATCCATAAGTATCCCCATCTTTTGAATAAGGAGGATGAGGAAGCAGCGAAAATTATTGAAGATACTTTGATTAGGGAGAAAGTTAATTTAATTTTATCGGCTCAACCCATCAGGGTGGAAAATACGGAGGAGGGTAAAAAGATATATTATCGCTCGGATAGGGGGGAAGATTCGGTAATAGTGGATGAGATTTTGATGGGGGCAGGAAGAGCGCCTAATGTGGAGGGTTTGAACCTGGAAGCGGTGGGGGTGGAATATGATAACCGTAGGGGGGTTGTGGTGAATGATTTTTTACAGACTACTAACCCGAAAATTTTTGCGGCGGGGGATATTTGCAGTAAGTTCAAATTTACCCATACGGCGGATGCCATGGCACGGATTGTGATTAAGAATACTCTGTTTTCTCCTTTTGGGTTGGGTAAGTCGAGGTTTAGTGATTTGGTGATTCCTTGGGTTACTTTTACTGATCCTGAAATTGCCCATGTGGGTATGTCTGAGGGGGATTTACAGCATAAGGGCATTGAATATAATGTTATCAAAGTTTTGTTTAATGGGGTTGACAGGGCGATCGTGGATGGGGAGGAGGAAGGTTTTGTAAAAATAATCCACTCCAAGGGTTCGGATAAAATTTTAGGGGCTACCATTGTGGCATCCCATGCAGGGGAAATGATTTCGGAAATAACTGCGGCGATGGTTAATGGGGTGGGTTTAAATGGTTTATCGTCGGTGATTCATTCTTATCCTACCCAAGCTGATGCGATTAAAAAGGCGGCGGATGCTTATCGGCGTACTTTGTTAACTCCTACTTCTAAGAAGATTTTGGGTATTTTGACTAGGTTGTCATAA
- a CDS encoding M48 family metallopeptidase — protein sequence MKTQLIGLKADDFRHPLDLQATTNLKQLPGLDIAMRGILGSVAEDFFYLNNIASSILISERQLPHLHQLLLNASSILDIDAPQLYLKQNPVPNAYTLAIRGKKPFMVIHTSLLEILTDEEVEAVIAHELGHLKCEHGVYLTLANLIVLATNLLPSWGSLLAQSMQNQLLQWLRCAEFSCDRAALLVAQDPKIVMSVLMKLTGGSPSLASKLSLDAFMEQVKDYQQMSNTDIGEMLQDMQTAQLTHPLPILRAKAIESWSRSSTYYDLLEREKVSYNSQGHTKGGWRNW from the coding sequence ATGAAAACGCAATTAATAGGTTTAAAGGCTGATGATTTTCGACATCCTCTTGATTTACAGGCAACCACTAATCTTAAACAGTTACCGGGGTTAGATATTGCCATGAGAGGTATTTTGGGTTCGGTGGCAGAGGATTTTTTCTATTTAAATAATATTGCTTCTAGTATTTTGATTAGTGAAAGACAACTTCCCCATCTTCATCAACTTTTGTTAAATGCTTCTTCTATCCTTGATATAGATGCGCCTCAACTTTATCTTAAACAAAATCCTGTTCCTAATGCTTACACTTTGGCTATTAGGGGGAAAAAACCTTTTATGGTGATTCATACTTCTTTGTTGGAAATTTTGACGGATGAGGAGGTTGAAGCGGTAATAGCCCATGAGTTAGGACATTTGAAGTGTGAACATGGGGTATATCTTACCCTTGCTAATTTAATTGTTTTGGCTACTAATTTGTTACCTAGTTGGGGTAGTCTTTTGGCTCAGTCGATGCAAAATCAGTTGCTACAATGGTTACGCTGTGCTGAGTTTAGTTGCGATCGCGCGGCACTCTTGGTAGCTCAAGATCCTAAAATTGTTATGTCTGTACTGATGAAGTTAACGGGCGGCTCACCTTCTTTGGCTTCTAAATTAAGTTTAGATGCTTTTATGGAACAGGTGAAAGATTATCAACAAATGAGCAATACTGACATCGGTGAAATGCTTCAGGATATGCAAACAGCTCAGTTAACCCATCCTCTTCCTATATTACGGGCAAAGGCGATCGAAAGTTGGTCTCGTTCTTCTACATATTATGACTTGCTAGAAAGGGAAAAAGTTAGTTATAATAGTCAAGGTCATACCAAGGGCGGATGGCGAAATTGGTAG
- a CDS encoding NYN domain-containing protein, with protein sequence MVSTTSQIILLVDGYNIIGAWNSLKRIRDKNGLEYARQSLLDTLVNYTGYKALDTKVVFDAHYQKTPGYKEKYSDRLWIHYTSYNETADSYIEKYCASFKRKNPDTSTRIIVATSDQAQRHTVVGYGAEWMSAQLLAKEVDTTHRKEKRNHRSRNKSQGRFLFNSLDSKTQKALTQMRFGTHQ encoded by the coding sequence ATGGTTTCTACTACTTCTCAAATTATTTTGCTGGTAGATGGTTACAACATAATTGGGGCATGGAATTCCCTTAAACGCATAAGGGATAAAAACGGCTTAGAATATGCCCGACAATCTTTATTAGACACCCTCGTTAACTATACTGGTTATAAAGCGCTAGATACTAAAGTTGTTTTTGATGCCCACTATCAAAAAACCCCAGGATATAAAGAAAAATATAGCGATCGCCTTTGGATACACTACACATCATACAACGAAACAGCCGACAGCTATATCGAAAAATATTGTGCCTCCTTTAAACGCAAAAATCCCGACACTAGCACCAGAATTATAGTCGCCACCTCCGATCAAGCCCAACGTCATACCGTGGTAGGATATGGGGCAGAATGGATGTCAGCTCAACTCCTTGCCAAAGAAGTTGACACAACCCACAGAAAAGAAAAACGCAACCATCGCTCCCGTAACAAATCCCAGGGGCGTTTTTTATTCAATTCCCTTGATAGTAAAACCCAAAAAGCCCTTACCCAAATGCGCTTTGGTACTCATCAATAA
- a CDS encoding HNH endonuclease: MGKVLVLNASYEPLNITSWKRAVILLIKGKAEQLEHHSTFLCHTFPLPSVIRLRYYVKVPYKEIPLTRKNILERDRHSCQYCNYRGEKLTLDHVIPRSRGGPDSWENLVTACVRCNIRKGNRTPKEAQMPLLVQPRKPYSSLHFEIVKCTKDNLNHEWRKYVIGI; the protein is encoded by the coding sequence ATGGGTAAGGTTTTAGTCTTAAATGCCTCCTATGAACCGCTAAATATCACCAGTTGGAAAAGAGCGGTAATTCTGTTAATAAAAGGCAAGGCAGAACAATTAGAGCATCATAGCACATTTCTTTGTCACACATTCCCGTTACCCTCGGTGATTAGGTTACGGTATTATGTCAAAGTCCCTTATAAAGAAATTCCCCTAACTCGTAAAAATATTTTAGAGCGCGATCGCCACTCATGTCAATATTGTAATTATAGAGGGGAAAAACTAACACTAGATCACGTAATTCCTCGCTCTAGGGGCGGCCCCGATAGTTGGGAAAATCTAGTTACAGCCTGTGTAAGATGCAACATTAGGAAAGGAAATCGAACTCCTAAGGAAGCTCAAATGCCCTTACTGGTTCAACCCAGAAAGCCTTACAGTAGTTTACACTTTGAAATAGTTAAATGTACCAAGGATAACCTTAACCATGAATGGAGAAAATATGTCATTGGCATTTAA
- a CDS encoding DUF2470 domain-containing protein yields the protein MSEIIDQTVSDRICKHMNDDHQDAIMLYAQAFAKINDVQSATMISIDHEGMNIAVNNEVENPVRINFDHTLADAKDAHTTLVEMIKTAKAQQ from the coding sequence ATGAGTGAGATTATTGATCAAACTGTGAGCGATCGCATTTGTAAACATATGAATGATGATCATCAAGATGCTATAATGTTATATGCTCAGGCCTTCGCTAAAATCAATGATGTTCAAAGTGCTACCATGATTTCCATTGACCATGAGGGCATGAATATTGCTGTTAATAATGAAGTTGAAAACCCCGTCAGGATTAATTTCGATCATACCCTAGCCGATGCTAAGGATGCCCATACAACCCTCGTGGAAATGATCAAAACTGCTAAGGCACAACAATAA
- a CDS encoding sensor domain-containing diguanylate cyclase has product MVFIQLHRETEKSNLFLISINVLLVLLYIIGINASHQFSTLQSEVASVWFPSAITLPLVLKYGIQVFPGISLASIIGLTPSLQRISPDLSFFSFAFIQISCALANCFQPIIATWIIRRFAVSKDVFINTQSVCVFIGAVILSPIISALMGVSALLILNIITLNEYSYSLVTWWLGSALAHLIFSPTIMLWNKKDVMSPGATRGEVLILMVIVFCTCSLTFILGYPVEYLIFPPIIWAVFRLKSFHASLLVSMIALMAIISTSRGYGAFVKDSVNLSLILLQSFTGVISMVTLILSAILAEKKITENRLNDTLESLEEKVKERTKELEIIQANLRNTNRFLEKIAYVDSLTQIANRGYFEEFLQQQWDMLIRHKKCLSLLLIDVDYFKQYNDFYGHLQGDECLTMVAQCLQSVIRNSSDMVARYGGEEFIIVLPHTNVDDAVVVAKKVQGAIALLEIPHESSEVSKYLTLSIGIATTIPSYEDNPDNLIQKADEALYLAKQEGRNQFKTFVYP; this is encoded by the coding sequence GTGGTCTTTATACAACTACACAGAGAAACAGAAAAATCAAACTTATTTTTAATCAGTATCAATGTGCTACTGGTACTACTTTATATTATTGGAATTAATGCTAGTCATCAATTTAGTACCCTTCAATCTGAAGTAGCTTCTGTGTGGTTTCCTTCCGCCATAACTTTACCCCTCGTATTAAAGTATGGTATTCAGGTTTTCCCCGGTATAAGTTTAGCGTCTATTATCGGGCTTACCCCTTCATTACAAAGAATTAGCCCTGACTTATCATTTTTTAGCTTTGCTTTTATCCAGATAAGTTGTGCTTTAGCTAACTGTTTTCAGCCCATAATTGCTACATGGATAATTAGAAGATTTGCGGTTAGTAAAGACGTTTTTATCAATACTCAGTCGGTTTGTGTCTTCATTGGGGCGGTAATTTTATCGCCGATTATTTCAGCTTTAATGGGGGTTTCTGCGTTATTGATTTTAAATATCATTACTTTGAATGAATACTCCTATTCTTTGGTTACTTGGTGGTTGGGTAGCGCATTAGCCCACTTAATTTTTTCCCCTACCATTATGTTATGGAATAAAAAAGATGTTATGTCTCCTGGCGCAACAAGGGGAGAAGTTTTAATTTTAATGGTGATTGTTTTTTGTACTTGCAGTTTAACTTTTATTTTGGGTTATCCTGTGGAATATTTAATTTTTCCGCCGATTATCTGGGCTGTTTTTAGGCTTAAAAGTTTTCATGCTAGTTTATTGGTGAGTATGATTGCTTTAATGGCGATTATTTCTACAAGTCGGGGATATGGTGCATTTGTCAAGGATTCTGTTAATTTATCTTTGATTTTATTGCAGTCATTTACTGGAGTAATTTCTATGGTAACTTTGATTTTATCGGCTATTTTGGCGGAGAAAAAAATAACTGAGAATAGGTTAAATGATACCTTAGAAAGTTTGGAAGAAAAGGTAAAAGAAAGGACGAAAGAATTAGAAATAATTCAGGCAAATTTACGTAATACTAATAGATTTTTAGAAAAAATAGCTTATGTTGATAGTCTTACTCAAATAGCTAATCGGGGATATTTTGAGGAGTTTTTACAACAACAATGGGATATGTTGATTAGGCACAAAAAGTGTTTATCTTTGCTATTGATAGATGTGGATTATTTTAAGCAATATAATGATTTTTACGGACATCTGCAGGGGGATGAGTGTTTAACGATGGTTGCTCAATGTTTACAGTCTGTGATTCGTAATTCTTCTGATATGGTGGCTCGATATGGGGGAGAAGAATTTATAATTGTGTTGCCTCATACTAATGTTGATGATGCGGTGGTGGTGGCCAAAAAAGTTCAAGGGGCGATCGCACTTTTAGAGATTCCCCACGAATCATCAGAGGTATCAAAATATCTTACCCTCAGTATAGGTATTGCCACTACCATTCCGAGTTATGAGGATAATCCCGATAATTTGATTCAAAAAGCCGATGAGGCTTTATATCTAGCGAAGCAAGAAGGTAGAAATCAATTTAAAACCTTTGTTTATCCCTAA
- a CDS encoding energy-coupling factor transporter transmembrane component T family protein, whose product MDLLRSLPIGLYIEKPFSWLHRLDPRVKLGWLMSLILSPLLANSSWRIFLVIFLLLITWLSFIPWRVQKKQITWLLLVGILIFILTAFAPDGLSINYQPRLPESDININQPTDYQYILYSFGNFNVTRRSFDLAIRVSTLFFTLIYSSNLFLLTTAPEEITAGIEDLLSPLNRFKFPVTEMILTLTLSLRFIPLVLEEIQNLIRSIRTRAIKWRKLGIKKSVQIWVIVMEKLLENILLRAEQIAIAMESRGFTNPKNHEVQWHESRIKTNDVVALFFLVIFWLFRVAIGQM is encoded by the coding sequence ATGGATTTATTGCGATCGCTCCCCATTGGCTTATATATAGAAAAACCATTTTCTTGGCTTCATAGACTAGATCCGAGGGTAAAATTAGGATGGTTAATGAGTTTAATATTATCTCCTTTATTAGCCAATAGTTCATGGCGCATTTTTTTGGTAATCTTCTTATTATTAATTACTTGGTTATCTTTTATTCCTTGGCGAGTGCAAAAAAAACAAATAACTTGGTTGTTATTAGTAGGTATTTTGATATTTATTTTAACAGCTTTTGCTCCTGATGGATTAAGTATTAATTATCAACCTCGTTTGCCAGAAAGTGATATTAATATTAATCAACCCACTGACTATCAATATATCTTATATAGTTTTGGCAACTTTAATGTTACTAGAAGATCTTTTGATTTAGCCATTAGAGTAAGTACCTTATTTTTTACCTTAATTTATAGTAGTAATCTATTTTTATTAACCACCGCCCCCGAAGAAATTACCGCAGGAATTGAAGATTTATTATCTCCCTTAAATCGGTTTAAATTTCCCGTTACCGAAATGATTTTAACCCTCACTCTGTCCCTTCGTTTTATTCCTTTAGTATTAGAAGAAATCCAAAATTTAATTCGCTCTATTCGTACTCGGGCTATAAAATGGCGTAAATTAGGTATTAAAAAAAGTGTTCAAATATGGGTAATTGTCATGGAAAAATTGTTAGAAAATATTTTATTAAGGGCGGAACAAATTGCGATCGCTATGGAGTCTCGAGGATTTACAAACCCAAAAAACCACGAAGTTCAATGGCACGAATCCAGGATAAAAACTAATGATGTGGTCGCCCTATTTTTCTTAGTCATTTTTTGGTTATTTAGAGTGGCTATTGGACAAATGTAA
- a CDS encoding DUF4327 family protein, with the protein MNTQIFPAVSSYGYNFEFIRDEIRALVEKGVLSRHQPIYSVAQFIPAREWVGVEKNLEEQDFLLRDRISDLLGAEEWDND; encoded by the coding sequence ATGAATACTCAAATTTTTCCCGCTGTATCCTCCTATGGATATAACTTCGAGTTTATTAGAGACGAGATTAGGGCATTAGTAGAAAAAGGTGTACTAAGTCGTCATCAGCCCATTTATAGCGTAGCTCAATTTATCCCTGCACGGGAATGGGTTGGGGTAGAAAAAAACCTCGAGGAGCAAGATTTTCTATTGCGCGATCGCATTTCCGACCTTTTAGGGGCCGAAGAATGGGATAATGACTAG
- a CDS encoding aminotransferase class V-fold PLP-dependent enzyme: MDIKELRTGFKGLEDKHYFNFGGQGILADSVLETIINTYKYVEKVGPFGLKINSWINDNIKNVKSAIALETNSKIETITLSENVTGSCNIALWGIEWQPDDEILLSDAEHPGVIASIKEISRRFGVKVCTFPLTLNPGNPVEVVKNHLTPNTRLVVISHVLWNTGQVLPLKQISQVCHQYPSKKPIQILVDGAQSAGLIPLNLPETEVDFYGCTGHKWLCGPTGVGFLYVKDNLTTPLHPTFIGWRSLDFSKSDLPFASDGSRYEIATSAYPLYAGLARAIALHQVWGNPEKRYQRICQLSAYLWEELNKIEGIQCLKNSPPPSGLVSFYTNNPSQLVSNLENKSYYLRTLAYPSCVRACVHYFTLESEIESLIKQIRSMV, translated from the coding sequence ATGGATATTAAAGAATTAAGAACAGGTTTTAAAGGTTTAGAAGATAAACATTATTTTAATTTTGGTGGTCAAGGAATTCTTGCTGATTCAGTCTTAGAGACTATTATTAATACTTATAAATATGTTGAAAAAGTAGGCCCTTTTGGTTTAAAAATAAATAGTTGGATTAACGACAATATCAAAAATGTTAAAAGTGCGATCGCCCTTGAAACTAACAGTAAAATAGAAACTATTACCCTGAGTGAAAATGTCACAGGTAGTTGTAATATTGCCCTTTGGGGCATAGAATGGCAACCCGATGATGAAATATTACTCAGTGACGCCGAACATCCTGGAGTAATTGCTAGTATCAAAGAAATTAGTAGAAGATTTGGTGTCAAAGTTTGCACCTTTCCCCTCACCCTCAACCCAGGAAACCCCGTCGAAGTAGTTAAAAATCACCTTACCCCAAACACTCGCCTAGTCGTCATCAGCCATGTATTGTGGAATACGGGGCAAGTATTACCCCTCAAACAAATCAGCCAAGTATGTCATCAATACCCCAGTAAAAAACCTATCCAAATTCTTGTAGATGGCGCCCAATCTGCCGGATTAATACCCCTCAACCTGCCCGAAACAGAAGTTGACTTTTATGGATGTACAGGGCATAAATGGTTATGTGGCCCCACGGGAGTCGGTTTTTTGTATGTCAAAGACAATTTAACAACTCCCCTCCATCCCACCTTTATCGGTTGGCGTAGCCTTGATTTTAGTAAATCTGATTTACCTTTTGCTTCCGATGGCAGTAGATACGAAATAGCCACTTCAGCATATCCATTATATGCAGGATTAGCAAGGGCGATCGCCCTTCACCAAGTATGGGGAAACCCTGAGAAACGCTATCAACGCATCTGCCAACTAAGTGCCTACCTCTGGGAAGAATTAAACAAAATAGAGGGTATCCAATGCCTAAAAAATAGTCCTCCTCCATCGGGATTAGTTTCCTTTTATACCAACAACCCTAGCCAATTGGTATCAAACCTAGAAAACAAAAGCTACTATCTGCGCACCCTTGCTTATCCCTCTTGCGTCAGGGCTTGTGTCCATTATTTTACCCTCGAATCAGAAATTGAAAGTCTCATAAAACAAATTCGCTCAATGGTTTAA
- a CDS encoding ferredoxin-thioredoxin reductase variable chain — MNVGDRIKVTESVIVYHHPEHKKTAFDIKGMEGELIEIVTEWQGRPVSANFPYLVKFSKKFKAHLREDEIMAIDN; from the coding sequence ATGAACGTAGGCGATCGCATTAAGGTAACAGAATCAGTAATTGTATATCATCACCCTGAGCATAAGAAGACTGCTTTTGATATTAAGGGCATGGAAGGAGAGTTAATAGAAATTGTAACAGAGTGGCAGGGAAGACCTGTAAGCGCTAATTTTCCTTATTTGGTTAAGTTTAGCAAAAAGTTTAAGGCTCATCTTCGGGAAGATGAGATTATGGCAATTGACAATTGA
- a CDS encoding DUF1830 domain-containing protein: MAQILDAIPNDDNNKIMCCYVNATSQIQVARITNVANWYFERVVFPGQRLIFEALPEALLEIHSGMMASSILSDTIPCGTLSIQEEIEGNENQNNTHPSSESPTENLELLSA; the protein is encoded by the coding sequence ATGGCACAGATATTAGACGCAATTCCTAACGATGATAATAATAAAATTATGTGTTGCTATGTAAATGCCACTAGCCAAATTCAGGTAGCCAGAATTACCAACGTAGCGAATTGGTATTTTGAAAGAGTAGTATTTCCAGGACAACGATTAATATTTGAAGCCTTACCAGAAGCCCTACTAGAAATTCATTCAGGAATGATGGCAAGTTCAATTCTTTCCGATACCATACCCTGTGGCACTTTATCCATTCAAGAAGAAATAGAGGGGAATGAAAATCAAAACAACACCCATCCATCTTCCGAATCTCCCACGGAAAATCTCGAACTTCTTTCCGCTTAA
- a CDS encoding ferredoxin--nitrite reductase, translating into MTVTTEKKIKLNKIEKVKAAKHGLDVKKEIEHFAQIGWEALNEDDLIVRLKWLGIFFRPVTPGKFMLRLRMPNGILNSQQLTTLAQIIQRYGDDGSADITTRQNIQLRGVLLEDIPTIFSQLEAVGLTSIQSGMDNVRNLTGSPVAGIDPHELYDTREVNYKLQGMITNNGEGNYELSNLPRKFNIAVEGAKDNSIHAEINDVAFIPAYKDEELGFNVLIGGYLSAQRCAEAIPMDVWVRADDDEIVELCRAILTVYTTHGLEERLRENRGKARLMWLIDKWTMNRFRIEVEKELGKSLQFAAPEDEITMDKRDHLGVHPQKQEGYSYIGIHIPVGRLDAEGMFEIARLADVYGNGEIRATVEQNFIIPYVADDKVEAFLSEPILQRYPLNPTTLVRSLISCTGARYCNFALVETKARGLKLAQELDEELNIPQRVRIHWTGCPNSCGQAQAGDIGLMGTKAKKDGSVVEGVNLFLGGKVGKDAKLGELSQKSIPCDDLKPVLKDILINQFGATIK; encoded by the coding sequence ATGACGGTGACAACAGAAAAAAAAATTAAATTAAATAAAATAGAAAAAGTAAAAGCAGCTAAACATGGCTTAGATGTAAAAAAAGAAATAGAACATTTTGCCCAAATAGGTTGGGAAGCCCTTAACGAAGATGATTTAATCGTTAGATTAAAATGGTTAGGAATCTTTTTCCGCCCCGTCACCCCCGGCAAATTTATGTTACGACTAAGGATGCCTAATGGTATCTTAAATAGTCAACAATTAACCACCTTGGCACAAATTATTCAAAGATATGGGGATGATGGTAGTGCAGACATTACCACCCGTCAAAATATTCAATTAAGAGGGGTTTTACTCGAAGACATCCCCACTATTTTTAGTCAACTTGAGGCGGTGGGTTTAACCTCCATTCAATCAGGGATGGATAACGTACGCAACCTCACAGGCTCTCCCGTGGCTGGAATTGATCCCCATGAGTTGTATGATACTAGGGAGGTTAACTATAAGTTACAGGGGATGATTACCAACAATGGCGAGGGTAATTATGAATTGAGTAACCTACCTCGTAAGTTTAACATTGCGGTGGAGGGGGCAAAAGATAACTCCATTCATGCGGAAATCAATGATGTGGCTTTTATTCCTGCCTATAAAGATGAAGAATTAGGATTTAATGTTTTAATTGGGGGTTATTTGTCGGCGCAACGGTGCGCTGAAGCGATTCCCATGGATGTGTGGGTAAGGGCTGATGATGACGAGATTGTCGAACTTTGTCGGGCTATTTTAACGGTATATACCACCCATGGCTTAGAGGAAAGATTACGGGAAAATCGTGGTAAAGCCCGTTTGATGTGGTTGATTGATAAATGGACGATGAATCGTTTTCGCATTGAGGTGGAAAAAGAATTAGGTAAATCCTTGCAGTTTGCCGCCCCTGAAGATGAGATTACTATGGATAAACGGGATCATTTGGGTGTACATCCTCAAAAGCAAGAGGGGTATAGTTATATTGGAATTCATATTCCCGTAGGACGTTTGGATGCAGAAGGGATGTTTGAAATTGCCCGTTTGGCTGATGTTTATGGTAATGGGGAAATTCGGGCAACGGTGGAACAAAATTTCATTATCCCCTATGTGGCAGATGATAAAGTAGAAGCGTTTTTGAGTGAGCCTATTTTACAGCGTTATCCCCTAAATCCTACTACGTTGGTGCGCTCTTTAATTTCCTGTACGGGGGCAAGATACTGCAATTTTGCCTTGGTGGAAACAAAAGCAAGGGGCTTAAAATTGGCTCAAGAATTGGATGAGGAGTTAAATATCCCCCAAAGGGTGCGTATTCACTGGACAGGTTGCCCTAACTCCTGCGGACAAGCCCAGGCGGGAGATATTGGCTTAATGGGTACTAAGGCGAAAAAAGATGGCTCTGTGGTGGAGGGAGTTAATCTTTTCCTTGGTGGTAAGGTGGGTAAGGATGCAAAATTAGGGGAATTATCTCAAAAAAGCATTCCTTGTGATGATCTTAAACCTGTTTTAAAAGATATATTAATTAATCAGTTTGGGGCGACGATTAAATAA
- a CDS encoding DUF1449 domain-containing protein produces MLFDINNLTYWIFLGIGVFLFLLVIVSGGGDDQDFDTDADFDVDADADFDMDADMDADADMDADAESNFDADMEADEGLEGNFLLFLSWFGVGKSPLLILLAIDFCSWGVIGWFLNVMIGGVMGEIPQGAIALIIFLVSLACSLWIGRILSNPIGKIFANFGEEIDGERLVGCIGNVTSSKLPYLIDGKVAQADVLDNARNLVTIEVALPDWAKVIPHRGQEILIIDRQQHCYIAIAKDTSDEDKWLNSNN; encoded by the coding sequence TTGCTATTTGACATCAATAATCTTACCTATTGGATATTTTTGGGCATCGGCGTATTTTTGTTTTTATTGGTCATTGTTTCTGGGGGAGGTGATGATCAAGATTTTGATACCGATGCCGATTTCGATGTGGATGCAGACGCTGATTTTGATATGGATGCGGATATGGATGCGGATGCGGATATGGATGCGGATGCGGAAAGTAATTTTGATGCGGATATGGAAGCTGATGAGGGTTTGGAGGGAAATTTTTTATTATTTTTATCTTGGTTTGGGGTTGGCAAAAGTCCTTTATTAATTCTTCTTGCCATTGATTTTTGCAGTTGGGGGGTGATTGGTTGGTTTCTTAATGTGATGATTGGTGGGGTGATGGGGGAAATTCCTCAAGGGGCGATCGCCCTTATAATCTTTTTGGTATCCTTAGCTTGTAGCCTCTGGATAGGGCGCATTTTATCTAACCCCATCGGTAAAATTTTCGCCAATTTTGGAGAAGAAATAGATGGAGAACGTTTAGTCGGTTGTATTGGCAATGTAACCTCTAGTAAACTACCCTATCTCATTGACGGTAAGGTAGCCCAAGCAGATGTTTTAGATAATGCCCGAAACCTTGTCACCATTGAAGTAGCCCTCCCTGATTGGGCAAAAGTGATTCCCCATCGAGGACAAGAAATTTTAATAATTGATCGTCAACAACATTGCTACATTGCGATCGCCAAAGACACCTCCGACGAAGATAAATGGCTTAATTCTAATAATTAG